The genomic region GCGAAGTGAACGCGCCATAACTGAGAACCTCATCACTCACGTGACTATTGTCATGTGACACAAGCACACGGAAGGCGACCGTGTAAAACTTATTATATCTAAACATAAGCGTTGGTACCACTTATATAGACTATATAGTAATTTCTGGTTTATTCAGACAACGAaattgtttgtgtatatgtaaaAAGTCCTCCCGAGGGTGAGAGGATTAAAGTGCCTCCATGACGGCGAGGGTGAGTTTAACCTCTTCAACTATTTAACCTCTAACTTTTGAAGACTACCACTGCTTCATACCACAAATTAATACTTATTACTTAGTGTCCTCAAATATCTACAAATAATACCAGCTAAACCTAACTAAACTCATATAATGCAAACACTGCACGGTGTGTAATTTATTTCATAATGCttatttttacttcatttaaagCAATAAAATGGCATATTACTATGTTGACGATCATATATGACAAATGACCATGTTTAAAGCAGAACAACTATTTTGGGATCACTGTCTCTGTCATGCATGGTTATGGTTTGTTACAGCAAATAAGCTTTGAATTAAATAAAGTATGTAAAAAATTAAGCTTTGAATGCCTTTTCTTGCTTTCAATTAtttgaatataatatattaacCATAACCACATGTGACAGCATTGGCCCACCGCCCATTCAACCCTCATTCATAACTAAGCAACTtcattatgaattattattcgTAAAGCTGATTATTATGTACAGTAGCAACAGAAGGGACAACTGTACACCAGCTATTCTATTCTGTCCATGTTCGGATTAACTCAGGCCTTAGGTACTATCTATTATGTGTAAAGTCGCTAACAACAATATTCAGTACCTATAAGAAACAGTCCAAGCCCGCCTCCGACCGCTGTCGTAGACTGAGAGTATGACCGGCCCGGTTAAGTGACCTGCATGAAATAACCTTAAGCCTGTACAAGCTGGCTACATTTTGAATCAACAAATTAACTTATTGTAGTTTGCTAACACATCGAAGTTAGCTCTAGGAGACTAACATTGGGGTCCTCAGCAACACAGCCACCCAGTTCACCATCCGTCAGATAAAATCCAACGGAAGACGTGCAATATTTTGGTtggacaaggtgtgtgtgtgtgtgtggttgtggttgtgggtgtgtgtatacacacttGTGTAacccttgcgtgtgtgtgtgtgtttccaggtgaCTGTTCTGTACTTTGCTAAGAGTGCCGAGTTAACGggtcacaggtcagaggtcgtgCCCTTGCCGGCGGCAACTAGTAGCTGTCAGCTCTGGGCCCTCCTCCTGGAGCTCCACCCCAGGTATTACCACTGCTACGTTAGCAACCATTGTTACCCTAGCAACCGTGGTCCCCTTAGtaactctgtctccctctcagccTCGCTGCTCTGCAGGACCAGGTGGTGCTCGCCGTCCGTCAGCAGTACGTTGCCCTCGGCGACCAGGCCCTCCTCCTTGCGGACGGTGACGAGGTCGCCGTGGTGCCGCCGCTCAGCGGAGGCTAACGGTACGATGCTATACACGCTCAACAAGGTGGTGGTACTGCCAGCATGATCCACAACGCTGTGCTATTGCTAACCCGTCAACAGCGCTACACTGGGGCCAAGTGGCTCACACTGCCGTACTGTTTTATATCCTCCTCATTCTCCCTCCCAGCTCCATGTCCTCCAGGGAGGAAGTGGGCGGGTCTATGGAGCCGAGCAGGGACCTGATTGGTCTGTCCTCAGAGCCACTGTCCATTGAGAGGGTCTACAGCTCAGCCGTCAGCCCCTCCTGTGGGGCAGTGGCCCTCTTCATAGGTGTGTGGCGTTAACCTTAGTGTCCTACCCCTCTAGAAGGGTTGCCCTCACCCCAACCTTATTACCCCAACCCTCAATAGAGGTGGTTAGTGTTACCCTGACCCtgctaaccctcaccctctctagGTGTATAGTTCTACCCTAAACTTACTAACCATAACCCTTACGAAACGTGGTCATTGACCatcaacatagtaatctatgccattttatcACTGTTAATGAAATAAGTCTTGAATTTAGAGAAAAAAGGTAAAGTCCTATGTTTCTGGCATTCTCCccgtgtggacgtgtgtgtggagctctgtctggggggtgtgtgtggagctctgtctgggcggtgtgtgtggagctctgtctgggcggtgtgtgtggagctctgtctgggcggtgtgtgtggagctctgtctgggcggtgtgtgtggagctctgtctgggcggtgtatgtggagctctgtctgggcggtgtgtgtggatgggtggagctctgtctgggcagcggtGGACTGGTGTCCACAAGAAAGCTGGGCTTTTGTGGACTTATTGTTTAAcgccaaggtgtgtgtggattgtgaAGCTCCGTCTGAGCAGCGATGTATTTAATACCTGCGTCCGAGGGTAAGGCTTCCTATAGTATAACACTACAGTGTGTTGGATTTCATATAGAACATCGCTTATTATCACACTCATAACAGTTAGACAACATCGGTACTAAAAAAGTATAATAaagtgggttcactggctcttcgAAATGCCTAACCCCCTCacccgccgtgtgtgtgtgtgtgtgtgtgtgtgtgtgtgtgtgtgtgtgtgtgtgtgtgtgtgtgtgtgtgtgtgtgtgtgtgtgtgcgtgtgcgtgtgtgcgtgctccttAGGAACGACTCGGGAGCACTTTGAAGGCAGACGGGTGATTCGTTTGGAGTACGAAGCCTATGAGCCCATGGTCAAATCGGAACTGTCTGCAGTGTGTCGTGACATCAGATCTCGCTGGCCAATGGTGAAGCACATCTGCATCCAGCATCGTCTCGGGTCTGTAGGGTGAAACATGGCCTTATTCTATGATAATGCCCCACTATTAGGTGACTGCTTCAAGGCAGCGCTCAACAATCTTCTTTCTTGGGatgacttattattattatgagcgTGTTTGCAAAGCAAGCCACACATTATTATTTGTATGCTTCCGCCTTATTTTCTGCTATTATCTCCTACAGATGGAGGTATAAACCCCAAATCAATGCCAAAACTTTGAGCATATATCAGTGCAGTGCGCTAACCCtatgaatgaaaaaagaaatcgtATATTAATGTTTAACATGGAACGTGACTGGGGCCAAAACGGGTCATCATTGCTGGTGAATATCTATCTGGAGTGACAGATATCTatgaaacaaagaaatgttTCGTAGAACTTTCTTTCCAGTTCAgtctaactaaccctaacctatcCCTCGTGTCATCTTAATAACCCAAACCCAACCGTAACCCAATACAAGCCTGACACACATGCAGCCCTGATGTACTGAAGAGAGAGGCTAGAACCCAGGCTTTATGGTCCACACACCTTGAGGGGAAACGGTACATGAGGGGTGAATTGACTTGAGGGGTAAACAGACCTAAGGGTATCTTGCAtactggcgggggggggttaatgTAATTTACCTTCTACTGAAGTATTACCTacttatttaaataagaaaatatagTGGTACTGTAAATGTGGACAAATAGTGTGGAAAAGCCCTTATACTTTTAAGTATTTGGAGTATTTGACTTTCGTTTGTTGTTGGTACTGGAGGCTGGTTCCGGTTGCTGAGGCGAGCGTTGCCATAGCGATCTCCTCGCCACATCGCTGCGAGGCCCAAGAGGCTGTGGGCTACTGCATCAATGCTCTCAAGGCCAGCGCCCCAATCTGGAAGAAGGtaataaaaagtgtgtgtgtgtggtgtgtgtggtgtggtgtggtgtgtggtgtgtggcgACACTCCCGCATTGCATTTGAATAACCAGCGGAGCAGTTGGGGACAGGTTTTCTATAACCCAGCTGTGGTTGAGCTAGTGCAACAGACTCTTCAACTCACTTCTGTGTGCAGCAAcggatatatatttttcacaacAGAAAATTAAACTGAGACTTTCAAGATTGCCTCTTTTAAATACTTATTTTGAAGCCCCTGACAAGGCTAATTGATATTTTTGATTAATTTGGGGTCCTTTATACTAATACCTGGATTTATACAATCGGTTTTCACTTAGTAAATCCATTTGTGTTCCAGCCACACCAGAGCCCTGCTGGTCACGCTGGTGGATGGAGTTTTAGTGATTTTAGTGATTGTTTAGGGGAGGGTAGGGTACTTGTAATGGGCTGGTTGGATGGAGATATTGACCGACCAACGGCTCTATAGAGGGGCTGGAGCCCCGTCTCCTGGGGGCGCCCCGTTCTTCCGACCTCGTCTTGTCTGAAGATTCTGGGGGTCTGGCATAACCTAATCTAAATAAATGTAGGCCTGCGCATTCTCCTCTCACCCTGAGGTCCGGTCAAAAAGCAGTTCCATCTTTGAGTTTTCCCTAAATTAGGTGACTTGAAAACTGTTTCTCAAAATCCACAGATCTGAAGTTTCTCATTAATTGAATCCAAAAAATGTACAAAATCATGATTAAAAGTACAAAACTTTTTTAATTTCGAACAACTTGGAGAAATATCAGATACATCTTGATTGGAGCGTGAGGGGAGGGCAGCAGCTACTGGGCTCATAAACAGAGACACGTGGACCAATGGGGCGGGGTGCTGTGAGACATGTGGACCAATGGGGCGGGGTGCTGTGAGACACGTGGACCAATGGGGCGGGGTGCTGTGAGACACGTGGACCAATGGGGCGGGGTGCTGTGAGACACGTGGACCAATGGGGCGGGGTGTTTaaactttttatattttaatgatATATATTGCGCCAAAACTTTGTCAACTTTGTGCATCAAAATCAAGTTTCTGAAATAATTGGTATGACTCTtgcaaggaaaatgtcagacttattcaaattgaatgtTAAGCCCCTCCTTGAGGACACTATGGCTGCCTGTGATAGGTGGTCGCAGCTTCCCATTACATTGGCTGGCATTAATCAAAATGAACAGGCTtcctaaatgtatgtttttatttcaatgTATACCGTAGTCCttataaaaagtatttttttaaagcCTAGTTCAAATTATTACCCACTTAATTTGGAATAAAAGAAATCGAAGGATAAGAAAATTATTATTGCCAAAACCCAACTATCAGGCTACCTCACTATCAGTTTTATTATTGGGCATGCAATATTCACGCCCTTTCCCTATGGCGCTGATAAGCAAAATAGTTGTATAAATCAATTCTGATATTGAAGAACGCTTATTCATACTAAAATATGTTGTATATTCACAATAAAGCACTTCACTCTtactgatgatgatgaattttgaatatttgtcaGAAGCTTTAAAAACTGGGATATGTCAATAATGAGATATAAATGATAAGTAAGTTGGATTAAattgtattctttttttcagGAAGTTTATGAATCTGAAGAATCGAAGTGGAAGGAAAATCCTGAATGTGGCTGGTCTGGAAACAGCTGAAGTGGCTGGCCTAGAATAGGCTGAAGTGGCTGGTCTAGAATAGGCTGAAGTGGCTGGTCTAGAATAGGCTGAAGTGGCTGGTCTAGAATAGGCTGAAGTGGCTGGTCTAGAATAGGCTGAAGTGGCTGGTCAAGAATAGGCTGAAGTGGCTGGTCTAGACATCCACAAGTAGTTCTATGCTTTGTTTCTGAGAAACTGAATTTTGGGTTTTCATGAGCTGGAAGCCATAAAGaacattaaaacaaataaatgcttGAAATATTTCACTTTGGGTGTAATGAATCCGTATAATATGAGTTTCACTTTTTAAATAGAATTATTGACTCATTGGACTAATGGACCAATGAGTCCAAAAAATGTTAAGATGGTAAATCAGCCATGTTAGGTTCACAGGTTAACTCTTTCTTTTATTAAATATCAAAATGTAGAAAATGTTTCTGCAGTTGTACTAGCGCCAAGCTAACCATCACAATAAGGGTAAGGCTTTAACAAAGTCTCAGAAACATCTATAATACATCTTCAATACATTCCAAACCATTTACAAACATATCAACATATTTCAAGGTATCAGCATTAGTCTAGCAGATTACAGTACTTCCATGTAATGTATTTTAGCTGTTCAATTTTCCAACTCAAAGACCTTGGGTGTAGATCCTAAAGGAAGGTTCTCCCATAGCCTACATGACTTTATAGGCAACATGGTAACCGCAGCAAAATTAAGTTTGTTATATTATTCAAATTAAATCTTGATGGATCATCTGCAGACAAACTGGTGTTCCTGGCAACGTGCGCTACAGCTTGGATTTGCTCATGGCCGCCATCATCTTCTCCAGCTTGATAGCCAGCGTCATGTCGCCATGGATACGCAGCTTCCCGGTCATGAAGGCCATCGTGGGCTTCAGCTCCCCTAGAGAGATATCCCAGAATAATAGTTAGCCGACCCATAataacatcccataatagcaGGATCACTGGTAATAATCTTGTATTTAACATCCAATAGGGAGcagggttgccatggttaccgcGGAACATTCGACTGAAGAGGGCGGAGTCCATGCTCATCACAACatcaggaggggagggggggaggccctGCCCggctagccccgccccctgcttcAGATCCACGAACCAGCTGCCTGTGTGCTCGCCTGTCAGGGGAGATTGACATTAAACGCTAATAGTCTAAATCATCAACGTTTCTTTTGTATTAGAACCGCATCAAGGAAAGTATTGTTAACATTTCAAATTAGAGCATATTACACGAGGCGGGTGGTGACAAGAGGAAACGTGTTAGGAGGAGACACTGCGGGGAGGTAGAAGTCCAGGAGAAATCATGAACCTGATAGGTCGAACTGATAGACGCCCTTGGTTGATTGGACCAGGTCCTGGCTGAGGACTGTCCGGATCAGAGCAAACGTTTCTTCAATAGGGTTGCTGGTCTTCGTGGAAGAGGGTAGGGCTTTGGAGGAGGGCGTGTCTACTGGAAAAATGACATCAacaatttaaattaaaatgaCACTAGGAGACATTGAAGGAGACTAGGAGACACAGAAGGACACCAGGAGACAGGACTTACCATCAGTCTCCACATCGAGGAAGAAGTCAGGCATGAGGGGGTGACCTGTTAATCATAATGatgcaatcaataaataataaagaataCGTAAATATTACTAATCAATTGGCTATTGGCTCTCATAATGACCTGGCTCCACAGCATAGACCTCCATGTCACCAAGCCCCGCCTCTCGCAGGATATCCTCGTCAATCAGGAAGTGACCCGTGGTGTGGGCGGGGCCGCCCAGGGGGCGGGAAAACACAGAGTAGGCTGCGTCCGCCATGATATCAGCCTTACGGCACTGCCGCTCGATACCTTCACCACCTAGCATATCCATAGCCGCCGTCTGGATGGCTAAAGGATAACTCggacattagcattagcatagcaTAACTGGCTAATGGAAAACTCAATACATTAGCTTTACCAGATCAGAAAACTCATAAGAGGTGAAAGGGGTGAAAAGGGTGCCGTTGTTGGAAAGCCAACCACTGTAGGGGGTCTGGAGAAATATGTCGATTTGATTTCAAAATATGACATCAGCCTGATAACGGAGGATCTGAAGAGTTTGTTTTGGCGGGGTCTAAGGAATAAGGTCTAGTTCAATTTTCCATAGACTGAAATGAGACCAGAAACTattcagaaatgtgttacaCAGAATCTTTGTTAACAGCCATCTGGAGGGCTAACAGACAACCCATCCATACATAGCAGCCATCTGGGTGGTTGGTACCAGAGAACGCTGCTGGATCAATTGAGATGATTAAATTAGCATTAAATTGGTAACAATCAGCTGAACACTTTAGAAGCGTTAGCTAGGTGAGCAAAGCAGCATTAGCTTACCAGTCTTGGGCCAGAGGGCGTTGACGCTGATCTGCCCTCTGAACTCCTCAGCCATCCCAAGGACACACATCGACATCCCATACTTAGCCATGGTGTAGGCTAGGGCGAGAGACGGAGACATTTCAGAAGGGAGAGAGCCCAGCCATTTTCCGAATCAGCCTCATGTTAATATTATTCTGAAGTGAAGGTTTGGTGCTGGGAAGGTGTTCTTCATGGTTACCTGTATGGTTCTTGAACCAAATGGGGTTGAGGTTGAGAGGCGGAGACAGGTTCAGGATGTGAGGGTTAGAGCTCTTCAACAGGTGAGGAATGCACAGCTTAGAGCTATGACAGGGAGACATAGAgttagacaggagagagagggacaaagttAGCCTACGTTTTTTTCAAACGGCGttctaaaaaacaacaataatctCCATCCAGTCGAGAGTCGTAGCACTGTGGCAGAAATATTGTCTGTCCATATTACATGCCTGGAAGGTACATCAGGTGACTGTCCATGTATACTGGGCTCATTTGGGCTGGTGTTAACAGGAATTCGTTTTCTGCTCTGCGGTtggccagagtgtgtgtgctggggtgtgtgtgtgtatgcgtgtattttTCTGTTACGTGAGGTAAGTTCCCCGCAGGTTGACAGCCAGCATCAGGTCAACCTTCTTCATGGACGTCCCAAGAGTTCCCGTCAGATTAATAGCACTGGCGTTGTTCACCAAAATATCAATACCTGCAACAATATACGATCAATACCTGCAACAGTATACCATCAATACATCAATACCTGCAAATATACCATCAATATATAAATACCTGCAATACATacaatcaatatatatatataccagcgAATACGTCCTCCATGTTGGAAATATTTTTAtacgtaaatatatatatttatacttagATAGATATAATAGAAAATGTATCTCTTTAAATTTCTCTCTAGCAAGTATATCTCTAGATCACATCTCTCAGATGTAATGTATCTGTGACCAGTATATCTCTAGTTCATATATCTCTAGTTCATATACATCTACTTCATATACCTCTACTTCATATACCTCTACTTCATGTACCTCTACTTCATATACCTCTACTTCATATACCTCTACTTCATGTACCTCTACTTCATATATCTCTATACCTCCGAACTTGGCGACCGCCTGCTCCACAGCTGAGCGGATCTGCTCCTCATCCCGGACGTCCACCACACAGGCCAGCGCCTTGCCTCCAGCCTCCTCGACTGCACACAGTACGCAGCAGACCATCaactttcatatatatatatatatatatatatatatatatatatataaaaataaaactgacACCATGGTTTATACATACACTATCATTCAAAAGTTTTGGGTCACTTagaaatgtccttatttttaaagaaaagtacttttttttttttcattgaaggTAACATTAATTGAATCAGAAATACAGTattgtcaagtcaagtcaaattAAATTATCCCAATAGGGGAGATTAGGATGCAGCTAGACATTGTTAATTTGGTAAATGACTATTCTAGCTGGAAACGGCAGATTTTTAATGGAATATCTACATAGGTGTACAGAGTCCCATTTCCAGCCACCATCACTCCTGTGGTCTAATGGTTTACCTAATCGTGTACAAAAGGCTAATTGATGAATAGAAAACCCGCAATTATGTTAGCACTGCTAAAAACGGATGAATAAAAGTgtgagttttcatggaaaacatgaagtTGTCTGGGTGACTCCAAGCTTTTGAACTGTAGTGTATGTGAAGCATATTATCTGACTCAATACATTGGTATCGTTTATATAACTatacatatgtgtatatatagccACATGTGTAGCTCACTCTCTCTGGCTGCAGTGTAGATGGTTCCTGGCAGCTTGGGGTGGGCCTCAGCCGTCTTTGCGGCCACCACCACATTAGCTCCGTCGCGCGCTGCCTTCAGAGCGATAGCTCGACCGATACCGCGGCTGGCGCCGGTCACGAAGAGCGTCCGACCCGCGAGGGCCCTGCCAGTACAGAGAACACACAGCTCAATGCTGACGGCATACGCAAACCAAGGACGTTAACATCAGGTGCAGTTGGACAGAAGTGTTTCAGGACCCTCACTCCAGTGTGATAGATGTGTTTCAGGATCCTGATGGTGTTACAGAAGAGTTTCAGGATCCTGATGGTATTACAGAAGTGTTTCAGGATCCTGATGGTGTTACAGAAGAGTTTCAGGATCCTGATGGTGTTACAGAAGAGTTTCAGGATCCTGATGGTATTACAGAAGAGTTTCAGGATCCTGATCGGTGTTACAGAAGTGTTTCAGGATCCTGATGGTGTTACAGAAGTGTTTCAGGATCCTCATCAGTGTGACAGGGTGCTCCTTATTCTGTGGTGGCAGTGGTGCTAGATAATGCTGAAACATGACTCATGACACTGTAGCAGAGCAGCAGAAAGAACCGGCCTTCCGGCGGGACGGTTCAGTCAGTACACTGCAGGCCACACACTGCAGCTTTGCATCCACACGCTGCTCAAAGAACAGGTCACCATCGACCCACTTAACCCTCATAGCTCACAAAGAAATGAAGAAGAAAGGCCACCAAGCAAATTAAGCTCAATGCTCCTGAGCACAAGCTAAGACAGGCTTTCATTGGTCGGAACTCAACCGTCTCTATGCTTGTGgtttagggctgggtatcgtcAAGGACTTTGCGATACGATCATGATACACTGGTAtgatatatcacgatatatcgCATAGGATTGGGTTTGGGAACCCCCTAACCTAGAGGTTATATGACTGTAAATACAACTCAAGCCACTAGAGGTTATATAGCTATAACTGTAGCTACGGCAGAATCCTCTAGAGGTTTTGCATTTGCAGCGTCACTGACAGTGTACATTGTTATAGCGATTGCACATCAGAAAGTACAGGAATAGTAGTGTGCTGTAATAGGGCTGTACCATAACCTAGGCTAATAAAAACTTAGTTATAACCATTCATTTTAAGattaattactaaacaatgaTCAACAAAGCAATTATTACAACACAACAATATTCCAAAGCTCTTAAGTTTCCATTGTGACATGACGTCCCAAGCGTCCTTCATATGTAAGAGTtatggaaatgaatgaatggtgtATTGCATAAGATCTGATAAGATATaaccatctatctatatatctatatctacatatgtatatacatctctctctctctctccctttctctctctatatatacatacatctctctctctatatatcaatatatttatcaatatatatatatatatatatatatatatatatatatatatatatatatatatatatatatatatatatatatatatatatatattagatgtCATTCAGCAATAGCTAAGCACAAGCAGTGTACTCACCCTGTGTTCTGCAACATGACGAAGACTTGTGTTTTCTTTGCTATTGGAATGACAGAAACCTTTCCTTACAAACTTCGGAACACGGGTAAAGGTAAAGAGTGAAGAAGACCCCGCCGCGTTGTGACGTAAGGCAACCTTTACCCCAGTCCCACTAGTTTCCGGTCAACACCGTGCCATCAGGGCTCGGGTTAGTACTTCGCATGCAGTATCAAGGTTCCTGTTTACGAAGCGTGGTAAAGTCGGTTTTATATTGGACGTCGGcacattcgaaaaatctatttagcactgTCTACGAGGGACAAATTTGTGTCAAACTAACACTGATGTGTTAATGCAAGGCCTGTCTAAATAATACAAAGCTTATTTtgcaaagaaaatacaaaatctTTTGATTTTACACAATGTTTAATGTtgataaatgctttaaatctATTATACGGCTTCACCTTTTGCCTTAACCATGTCATAACACATcgggtgaactcagctaactgccctacatataacacaaagcttattttctccaAAAAACAcccattgattaaaaaaaaaagtataatttattttattaaatgctATGGTGAACTCAGCTTACtaccccacacataacacaaagcttattttttccaaaatcccaccttttgattttatacaattttttttactcACAAAATATGCTATAAATCTATGATGCGGATTGACCTTTTCACCTACCCATGTCAGAACACATCTGATGAAcccagctaactgccccacacataacacaaagcttcaaaaaacccaccttttgattttatacaattcttttaatgttaaaaaatgcTATAAATCttttatgcggcttgaccttttcaCCTACCCAAGTCAGAACACATCTAATGAAcccagctaactgccccacacaaaacacaaagctTATCTTTTTTAAAAACCCACCTTTTAATTTTATACAATTTCTTTACTCTCAAAATATTGTGTCGACTCCTCCGGGGTGGCGCAGGGGATCCTGGGAGTTGCTGTTCTGAGTTGATCAAAGGGTTTTTGGTCGCCCTTGTTTGTTactaggttaagtggggttaatgggttcggggtATTAtttagttgtgtgttgttcaaTGTTAACATGTGTGTTTATCGTTGCCGCCACCGCCACTGACTATGCATGCTTGTTCATTGGGTCTGCTGTTCCTCGTGCGTTGTTGGTGTGGAATAAAAGTAGCCTGCAGGCGTGCGGTGTATGGGACGTAGTCAGAGCTACTGGTGAGTTAAGCCTGACTCTGTGTACATCTTGGCCGCCGTTACAATATGCTCTAAATCTATGATACGACTTGACCTTTTCACCTACCAATATCAAAACATACCTGTGAACTATATACTATATAAGTTTGCATACAAAAAATTAAGGCAGGCTATACTTGATTTATGGGTACTTTTTACACACACTAcgtaattaaataaatacaacaattTCAAATATTTACATTATGAACAGgaatatcagtgtgtgtattaattaAATTACTTAGTGTGTAAAAAGTACAGATAAATGATGTATAGCCTGCCTACATTTTTTgcctattattatatatattatgtaggcaaaatgggttgagactgtggaaatttggcttttctatgaaattgtgggagaAGTAAACATATTTATAGCATAGCAGAAGTCCatggtgaaaaagatgcatctgattttagagattaatatgatgaaagaattttgagtccaggtcaatctaggcaaggcaaggcaaggcaactttatttatatagcacttttcatacacaaggcagactcaaagtgcttcacatataaac from Gadus morhua chromosome 19, gadMor3.0, whole genome shotgun sequence harbors:
- the LOC115531884 gene encoding molybdopterin synthase catalytic subunit, with translation MSSREEVGGSMEPSRDLIGLSSEPLSIERVYSSAVSPSCGAVALFIGTTREHFEGRRVIRLEYEAYEPMVKSELSAVCRDIRSRWPMVKHICIQHRLGLVPVAEASVAIAISSPHRCEAQEAVGYCINALKASAPIWKKEVYESEESKWKENPECGWSGNS
- the hsdl2 gene encoding hydroxysteroid dehydrogenase-like protein 2 isoform X1, giving the protein MLQNTGALAGRTLFVTGASRGIGRAIALKAARDGANVVVAAKTAEAHPKLPGTIYTAAREIEEAGGKALACVVDVRDEEQIRSAVEQAVAKFGGIDILVNNASAINLTGTLGTSMKKVDLMLAVNLRGTYLTSKLCIPHLLKSSNPHILNLSPPLNLNPIWFKNHTAYTMAKYGMSMCVLGMAEEFRGQISVNALWPKTAIQTAAMDMLGGEGIERQCRKADIMADAAYSVFSRPLGGPAHTTGHFLIDEDILREAGLGDMEVYAVEPGHPLMPDFFLDVETDVDTPSSKALPSSTKTSNPIEETFALIRTVLSQDLVQSTKGVYQFDLSGEHTGSWFVDLKQGAGLAGQGLPPSPPDVVMSMDSALFSRMFRGELKPTMAFMTGKLRIHGDMTLAIKLEKMMAAMSKSKL
- the hsdl2 gene encoding hydroxysteroid dehydrogenase-like protein 2 isoform X2, which translates into the protein MLQNTGALAGRTLFVTGASRGIGRAIALKAARDGANVVVAAKTAEAHPKLPGTIYTAAREIEEAGGKALACVVDVRDEEQIRSAVEQAVAKFGGIDILVNNASAINLTGTLGTSMKKVDLMLAVNLRGTYLTSKLCIPHLLKSSNPHILNLSPPLNLNPIWFKNHTAYTMAKYGMSMCVLGMAEEFRGQISVNALWPKTAIQTAAMDMLGGEGIERQCRKADIMADAAYSVFSRPLGGPAHTTGHFLIDEDILREAGLGDMEVYAVEPGHPLMPDFFLDVETDDTPSSKALPSSTKTSNPIEETFALIRTVLSQDLVQSTKGVYQFDLSGEHTGSWFVDLKQGAGLAGQGLPPSPPDVVMSMDSALFSRMFRGELKPTMAFMTGKLRIHGDMTLAIKLEKMMAAMSKSKL
- the mocs2 gene encoding molybdopterin synthase sulfur carrier subunit → MTARVTVLYFAKSAELTGHRSEVVPLPAATSSCQLWALLLELHPSLAALQDQVVLAVRQQYVALGDQALLLADGDEVAVVPPLSGG